In a genomic window of Meleagris gallopavo isolate NT-WF06-2002-E0010 breed Aviagen turkey brand Nicholas breeding stock chromosome 1, Turkey_5.1, whole genome shotgun sequence:
- the SLC5A3 gene encoding sodium/myo-inositol cotransporter codes for MRASLETADIAIVALYFVLVMCIGFFAMWKYNRSTVSGYFLAGRSMTWVAIGASLFVSNIGSEHFIGLAGSGAASGFAVGAWEFNALMLLQLLGWVFVPVYIRSGVYTMPEYLSKRFGGHRIQIYFAALSLILYIFTKLSVDLYSGALFIQESLGWNLYLSVILLIGMTALLTVTGGLVAVIYTDTLQALLMIIGALTLMIISIMEVGGFEEVKRRYMLASPNITSILLTYNISNTNSCNVDPKPDALKMLREPTDEDIPWPGFLLGQTPASVWYWCADQVIVQRVLAAKNIAHAKGSTLMAGFLKLLPMFIIVVPGMISRILFADDIACINPEHCFQVCGSRAGCSNIAYPRLVMKLVPVGLRGLMMAVMIAALMSDLDSIFNSASTIFTLDVYKLIRKSATSRELMIVGRVFVAFMVVISIAWVPIIVEMQGGQMYLYIQEVADYLTPPVAALFLMGIFWKRCNEQGAFYGGMAGFVLGAIRLILAFIYRAPECNQPDTRPSFIKNIHYMYVATALFWITGIVTFIVSLLTPPPTKEQVRTTTFWAVRNRNVKENTAKGERYKIQEKNILRCNENANHIIPNGKSEENIKNIKPEDINLLVTCRDDSNPVISVSHSEVETPVDCYSNGQAALMGEKKHEEETDDRERHLKFIDWFCGFKSKNMNKRAVREMEEETVCLQMLEETPKVKLLLNTGLVCVCSLGIFMFVYFSL; via the coding sequence atgAGGGCTTCTTTGGAAACAGCAGACATTGCCATTGTGGCGCTGTACTTCGTGCTTGTAATGTGCATAGGTTTTTTTGCCATGTGGAAATACAATCGAAGCACCGTAAGTGGCTACTTCTTGGCAGGGCGTTCTATGACCTGGGTAGCGATTGGTGCATCTTTATTTGTGAGCAATATTGGAAGTGAACATTTCATTGGGCTCGCAGGATCTGGAGCGGCAAGTGGATTTGCAGTAGGTGCATGGGAATTCAACGCCTTAATGCTTTTGCAGCTTTTAGGATGGGTCTTTGTCCCTGTCTACATTCGGTCAGGAGTGTACACCATGCCGGAATACTTGTCCAAGCGTTTTGGAGGGCATAGAATCCAAATCTATTTTGCAGCATTGTCTTTAATTCTTTATATCTTCACCAAACTTTCAGTTGACTTGTATTCAGGGGCGCTTTTTATTCAAGAATCGCTAGGTTGGAATCTCTATTTGTCAGTAATCCTCCTTATTGGAATGACTGCACTGTTGACTGTGACCGGAGGTCTTGTGGCTGTCATCTACACAGACACCCTTCAAGCTCTGCTTATGATTATTGGTGCCCTCACACTTATGATCATAAGTATTATGGAGGTTGGTGGGTTTGAAGAAGTTAAAAGAAGGTACATGTTAGCATCACCAAATATTACGTCTATCTTGTTAACCTACAACATTTCCAATACCAATTCCTGCAATGTGGACCCAAAGCCCGACGCTCTTAAAATGTTGCGTGAGCCAACAGATGAAGATATTCCCTGGCCTGGATTTCTGTTGGGACAGACTCCAGCATCTGTCTGGTACTGGTGTGCTGATCAAGTCATAGTGCAGAGAGTTTTAGCTGCAAAAAACATTGCTCATGCCAAAGGATCCACTCTGATGGCAGGCTTCTTAAAGTTACTGCCAATGTTTATTATAGTTGTCCCAGGGATGATTTCACGAATACTGTTTGCAGATGATATCGCCTGCATTAATCCTGAACACTGTTTTCAAGTCTGCGGGAGCAGAGCCGGATGCTCTAACATTGCCTACCCACGTTTGGTGATGAAACTTGTGCCGGTTGGTCTTCGGGGACTGATGATGGCTGTGATGATTGCTGCACTGATGAGTGACCTGGACTCTATATTCAACAGTGCCAGCACCATATTCACGCTTGATGTCTACAAACTCATTCGGAAGAGTGCAACGTCTAGAGAACTGATGATTGTAGGAAGAGTCTTTGTGGCATTCATGGTAGTTATAAGCATTGCCTGGGTCCCCATAATTGTTGAAATGCAAGGTGGTCAGATGTACCTTTATATTCAAGAGGTAGCAGACTATCTGACCCCACCGGTGGCTGCTCTGTTTCTTATGGGTATATTTTGGAAGCgttgcaatgaacagggagcGTTCTATGGCGGAATGGCTGGGTTTGTCCTTGGAGCGATACGGTTGATACTGGCATTTATCTATCGTGCTCCGGAGTGTAACCAGCCAGATACTAGGCCAAGCTTTATCAAAAACATCCATTACATGTATGTTGCTACAGCTCTGTTCTGGATCACTGGAATTGTGACCTTTATAGTGAGCCTTCTTACGCCTCCGCCTACAAAGGAACAGGTTCGAACAACcactttctgggctgtgagaaaCAGGAATGTAAAAGAGAATACTGCAAAGGGGGAGCGGtacaaaatacaagaaaagaacatcttgaGGTGTAATGAAAATGCTAACCATATCATTCCAAATGgcaaatctgaagaaaacattaaaaatattaagccTGAGGATATCAATCTTCTGGTTACTTGCAGAGATGACAGCAACCCGGTGATTTCTGTAAGTCACTCTGAAGTCGAGACACCAGTTGATTGCTATTCGAATGGACAAGCGGCTTTGATGGGTGAGAAAAAGCACGAGGAAGAAACTGATGATAGAGAGAGACATTTGAAATTCATAGATTGGTTCTGTGgctttaaaagtaaaaacatgAACAAGAGAGCTGTTCGGGAGATGGAGGAAGAGACTGTTTGTTTACAAATGCTGGAAGAGACTCCGAAAGTTAAACTATTACTAAATACTGGACTGGTCTGTGTCTGTTCGCTTGGAATATTCATGTTTGTCTATTTCTCTTTGTGA